ATAACAAATGATGAAGCTCAAAAAATGGCTCTCGATCTTTCTGAAAAAATTTCTTCTAAATTTAATATTCCAATTTTCTCATATGAAAATTCTACTGATATTTCAAACAAAAAACATATAAATTATATAAGAAAAGATGGTTTTGAATCATTGAAATGGAGAATGAAAACAGGAAAGCTTACATCTGATTTTGGACCAAATGAGCCAAATGAAAATGCTGGAGGATGTATAATTGGAGTTAGGAGTTATTTAATAACATTAGATTTTTATATAAATTCAAAAAACAGATGGCTTGCTGAACAAATAAAAAGAGAATTATTAGTTGAAATCCCAGGAAGTATATTTATAGATAAAAAAAGTGATAATAATTTCATTTTAACTTTAAACGCAAAAGTATCAGATATTTCTTTATTAGATATATATTATACATCGAGAAAAGTAATTGAACATTTTGACTGTGAAATAGAAAAAATAAATATTCCAACACCATTAACTTCTTCAATATTAATAGATTCATTTAAAAAAATTGCTGATAATAATATTGAAGGAAATTTACAAACAATAGAAGAATTTATTCTCTCTAAACTTTCATGAAATATAGAATAATATTAATTGGACCAATAAAAACTTCTTATATAAAAAAGGGAATTTCACAGTATTTAAAATGGATATCAAAATTTCAAAAAATAGAATTTATAGAAATCCCATTATCGGGAGATTTAAATAAAATATCTCCTGAACAATATAAATTAAACGATTATAATAAAATAGAAAAATATATGGAAAACTCAATAAATATAGTTTTAGATGAAAGAGGTGAAAACTTTAATTCTATAGAATTTGCTAAAAAATTAGACAAATTTCAATGTTACGGAAAAAAATATATAACTTTTTTTATAGGAGGTCCTCTTGGACATCATCAAAAAATATATCAATCAGCAGATCTTATCATGGGACTTTCTAAAATGACTTTTACACATGAAATGGTCTCATTATTCATAGCAGAACAAATATTTAGATCTTTTAAAATAAATAACAATGAAAAATATCATTATTAGGACAGCTAAGCTGTCCTTTTTATTATTTTAATAAAAAAATATATATTTTTTTATTAAAAATTTGTATAATCATATAAGTTAGAGTATAATAAATTTGAATAATTTAATTAATATTTAGGAGAATAATATATTATGAGATATAATTTTAGATACTTAAAAATTTTTCATATATTACCAATAATTTTAGCTTTTATAATATTTTATATTGGAAATTATTTAATTTCTAAAACTCAAAATAATTTTTTGGGATTTTTATTTTTAATCTGTTTTTCATCCATTTTAATTTTTTTTATAAGAAAATATATGAAGTTCCCAATAATAGTAGATAGTCAAAAAAAGCTTTTTTATATAAACTTTGGTTTTTTCAATCCAAGATATGTTGAATATCAAATAAAGGATGTAAAAGATACAGTTTTAACCTCAAAAAATCTAATAATAAAACTTCAAAATAATGAAATAATAATATCAAATAAAATAGAAAATATAAATCTTTTATTGAATCTTCTTAAGGGGGAACTAAATTGATATTTGATAATCGTGGAACTTTTGCATTAATTGATATAGATAATTATCTACAAAATCTTGAATATATAAACAAAAAAACAAATACAAAAATAATGCCAGTTTTAAAAGCAGATGCATATGGACATGGAAGCAAAGTCTTAGCAAAACATGCTTTAAAAGAAGGATATGAAAGATTTGCAGTCGCATTTTTAGATGAAGCAGTAGAATTAATAAAAAATGGAATTAAAAAACCAATATTAGTTTTTAACTACTTTAATCCCGAAATGATGAAATATATAGATGATTATTCTGAATATATAATACCTACAATTTCATCTTTAGAATTTTTAGAAAAAATATTGTATTATTCTGGAAAAAATATTCAAAAATTTAAATTTCATTTAAATTATAATACAGGCATAAATAGAATAGGCTTAAACGATTATGAAATAGATGAAATTTTAAGAAAAATAAAAGAAAAAAATATTAAAATAGAAGGTATTTATTCACATTTTGCTACTGCTGATGAAGATGATGAATTTATAATTGAACAATTTAAAGAATTTAAAAATTTTGAAAATTATTTAAATTCAAAACATATTAACTTTTCAATTAGACATATTTCAAATTCTGCAGCGAGTTTATTTCATCCTGAAATGTCTTTAGATTTTGTTAGGCCTGGAATTGCAACTTATGGACTTCAACCAAGTTCAAAAAAACAATTTAAAGAATTAAAACCAGTTATGACTCTTATAAGTACCATATCAAAAATAAATAATGTAAAAAAAGGGGATACAATTGGATATGGTAGAACTTATAAAACAAATAAAGATATAAATACAGCTATAATACCAATAGGCTATGCTGATGGTATATTTAGAAATCTTTCTAATAAAACTTTTATAAATATAAAAGGAAAAAAATGTGAAATAATAGGAAATATTTCAATGGATCAAATGGTTGTAAATCTAAATGATTTAAATGCTAAAACTGGTGATAAAGTTATAATATTTGGAGAGTATCCAACAGCAAATGAACATGCTGAAAAAGCCAACACAATTAACTATGAAATAACTTCAAAAATTACTAAGAGAATCAAAAGAATCTACAAAAAGGGAGGAAAATATATTGAATGAACAATACAGTATAGGCCAAATGATAGACAAATCTATTTTTAAAGATGAGTTTAATTATTATGAGTTTATAAAAGATATAGAAATTGGAAAATTAATAGAAGTTGAAGGAAAAGTCGTATCTAAAAAATTACAAAATACAAAAGATGGTAAAGTCTTTCTTTTAATCACTATAAAAGATAAAACTGAATCTTTGAGAATAATAGATTGGTTCAAAGCTGAAGACCATGATAAGATCATAAACATTGAAGATATAATAAAAGTTAGAGGTAAATCTGTTATATTTGAAAATAGACCTCAAATAAATTTAGATAAAAATTATACTATAGAAATAATAAAAGATGTAAAAAACCAAGATAAGTATATAAAAACTTCTAATAAAAATATAAATACTTTAATAAACGATTTAAACTTAAATATTGAAAAAATTAAAGACCCATTTTTAAAAAAATTAACTTCAGAAATACTTTTAAAAGATAAAAAAATACATGATCTTTTCATTGAATCACCAGCAGCTATAACAGTTCATCATGCCTATAAAAATGGCTTATTAGAGCATACATTAAAAGTATTAATGATGGCAGAAAATATTGCAAATAATTATGAAATAAAAGTTGATAAAGATCTTATAATATCTGGAGCTTTATTACATGATTTGGGAAAAATATATGAATATAAAATAACAAATACGGGGATAGAAAAAACTGAAAATGGTGAATTATTAGGTCATATAGCTATTGGTTTAAACATTATAAATTCTAAATTAAGATTTATAGAGAAAATTGATTTTATAAAATTAAATCAATTAAACCATATAATTCTATCCCATCACGGAGAAATAGAATATGGTAGTCCTATACTTCCAAAAACAATAGAAGCATTTATTATTCACTATGCTGATAATATTGACTCAAAAATAGCTCAAATATCAGAAATAATAGAAAATAATAATGATATTAATAACAACAACTCAAATTGGAGCTTCTTTGACAAAAGACTCGGAAGAAAATTAATGATAAAGACTCAGGAGGATTTGTAATGTCAAAAAATTCAAAATATATTGTAATAGTTGAATCACCTGCAAAAGCTAAAACAATAGAAAGATATTTGGGAAAAGATTTTGAAGTTATAGCTTCAAAAGGGCATATAAGAGATTTACCAAAGAAAAAATTTGGTGTAAACATAGAAAATAATTTTGAACCTGAATTTGAAACAATGAGCGGAAAAGAAAAGGTTATAAAAGAGATAAAATCTAAAGTCAAAAACAAAAAAATTTTACTTGCTTCAGATATGGATAGAGAAGGTGAAGCAATTGCTTGGCATTTATCTCAAATATTAGGATTAGATCCTAAAGAAAAAAACAGAATTATATTTACTGAAATAACAAAAAATTCTATAAATGATTCCATAAAAAAACCTCTACAAATATCTTTAAACAAGGTTGATGCTCAAATTGCAAGAAGAATCTTAGATAGAATAGTAGGTTACAAAGTTAGTCCATTAGTATGGAAAGTATTTAAAAATTATAAAACAAGTGCTGGTAGAGTTCAATCAGCTGCTTTAAAACTTATAGTAGATAAAGAAAGAAAAATTTTTCAATTTAAATCAAAAAAATATTTTAAAATATATTTAGAAAAAGATAATATAAAAATTCCTTTAGTGAAAGAAAATGGGAAAAAAATTAAAAATGAAAAAATAGATCAAGAAAAAAAAGATTTAATATTAGATTATCTAAAAGATAAAGATATAAAATTATTTAATAAAAAAACTAAAGATAGTCTTAGAAAATCACCTGATCCTTTTATAACTTCAACTTTACAACAATCTGCAGTTTCAATTTTAGGTTGGTCATCAAAAAAAACTATGCAAATAGCTCAAAAACTTTATGAAGGAATAGAAACAAATGATGGTAATTTGGCTTTTATAACTTATATGAGAACAGATTCAAAAAGAGTTTCTGATATCGCACAAAATGCAGCTAAAAAATTCATTGAAGAAAATTATGGTAAAGAATATACAAGCAAATATAAAGAAAAAAAATCAAAAAATAAAACACAAGATGCTCATGAAGCTATAAGACCTACTGATATAAATATGACTCCAGAAAAAGCAAAAAAAATATTATCTGGAGATACTATAAAATTATATAAAATGATTTGGGAAAGATTCATGGCCTCTCAAACATCAAATGCAAAATATATAGAAACAAAATATGAGTTATCAGATCAAGAAAAAAAATATACATTTGAATTGATATCAAAAGAAAAAATATTTGAAGGATTTGAAGTATTTTGGAGTCATAATAATAAAGAAATTATATATAAGTTAAAAGATGATATTGTTTTTAAAGGTAAAGATGTAAAAAACGAAGAAAAAGAAACCATGCCACCTCCAAGATATTCCGAAGCTTCTATAGTAAAAGAATTAGAATCTAATGGAATTGGAAGACCTTCAACATACTCAACTATAATTTCGACATTAATAACAAGAAAATATATAAACAAAATTGAAAAAAATATCTTAAGGCCTACTGTCGCTGGATTCATAGTTACAGATTTTTTAGAAAACAATTTTCCAGATATTATCAATACAAATTTTACAGCAAACATGGAAGAAGATTTAGATAAAATAGAAGAAGGTTTAAATAATTCAAAAATAGTATTAAAAACTTTTTATTCATCTTTTGAAAATTTTTTAAATGATGCAAGTGAAAAAATAAAAAATTTTGAATTAAAACTAAATTATGAATCAGATGTAAAATGTGAAGACTGTAATGAAAATATGAAATTACAGTTTGGAAGATACGGCATGTACCTTCAATGTGAAAAATGCGAAAAAACTCAAAAAGTTCCATTTTATATGTATGGAATTACTTTAAAAGAAAAATTATATATAAAGGATTATATTGAAGATATTTCATCAGAAAATAATGAAATTGGAGAAAAATGTCCTAATTGTGGTTCAGAACTTGTACTTAAAAGAGGTAGATTTGGAGAATTTATTGCATGTTCAAATTATCCAGAATGTAAATATACAAAAAGTGTTCCAGCAAGAGGAAAATGTCCAAAATGTAACTCAGAAGTTTCAAAATTAAAAAGTAAAAAAGGTAAATTATACTTTAAATGTACTAATAAAGACTGTGGAGAAATGTTTTGGAATGAGCCTTCAAATTATAAAGATCCAGAAACAAATCAAACTTTATTTTATTATTATAAAAACAAAGAAGAAAAATTATATAACCCAGAAACAAAAACATTTTATGATATTGAGGAGATAAAGAAAAAATGAACATAGGACTCATAGTTGGTGGAAAAAGTGAAGAAAGAGAAATTTCTTTAAAAAGTGCTTATAATGTAAAAAAAAGTCTTGAAAAACTAAATTATGATTTTATCATATTTGAACCTACAGATAAAGACTTTTTTAAAAAAATACAAGAAATAGATATTGTTTTTAATTGTATACATGGTGATTATGGAGAAGATGGAAAAATACAAGGATTTCTTGAAACCTTAAACAAAAAATATACTTGTTCTGATTCAGATGCATGTTATATAACTTATGACAAATATGCTTTTTATGAATTTTTTAAAGACAAATTAAATCTTCCAAAAACCCATATAACGAAGGAATATATAAAAAATCCTTTTGAAAACTATCCAGTTATAATAAAACAAAGAAAAGGTGGATCAAGTAACGGTGTATTTATTGCACATGATGAAAAAGAATATTCAGAATATTTAAAATACAATTTAAAAAAATATAATCAAACAATGATACAAGAATATATAAAAGGTGAAGAATATACAATATCAGTTTTAGAAAATTCACAAAACTTTATAACTTTACCATATTTAAAAATAAAACCAAAAAAAGAATTCTATGATTATCAATCTAAATATACAGAAGGATTTACTAACTTAATAATAGACAACATAGAAGATCCTAAAATAAAGAATGAAATTGAAAAAACAAAAAATACACTCTTAAAATATTTTAATTTCAAAGATATATTTAGAATAGATATAATAATAAAAGATAATAACCCTTATATACTAGAAATAAATACAGTTCCGGGTCTCACTAATTTAAGCGATTTACCTACATCAGCAAATGCTGCTGGAATAGATTTCACAAAACTTGTTGAAATTATTATTAATAACCATATATGATTGGAGGAATAAAAATGGAATTTAAAGGAACTACTATAATAGGTGTTAAAAAAAATAATAAAACTGTAATAGCTGGTGATGGTCAAGTTACTATGGGAAATACTGTTTTTAAAGGTACAGCTGTAAAAGTAAAAAGATTAGGAAATGGAAATGTAATATCTGGATTTGCCGGATCAGTTGCTGATGCTTTAGCATTATACGAAAGATTTGAATCTAAATATAAAGAATCTAATGGTAATTTATTAAAAGCAGCTGTAAATTTAACAAAAGAATGGAGAACAGATAAAGCTTTAAGAAAATTAGAAGCTTTACTGATGGTAGCAGATAAAAATCATTTATTATTAATATCTGGAAATGGAGAAGTAATGGAACCTGAAGGTAATATAATGGCAATAGGTTCAGGAGGATCATACGCTTTAGCAGCTGCAAAAGCATTAGAACAAAATACAGAATTAGATGCAAAAGAAATAGCTGAAAAATCCTTAAAAATAGCTGCAGACATATGTATATATACAAATCACAATATATCTGTGGAGGAGATTTAATTGGAAAAAGTTTGGTCTGTAAAAAACGATATAATAAAAGAAACTTTAAAAGATATCAAACCATTCAATAAAATACTATTCAAAAATCTAAATATAATATTTAAAAATTCTGTTTTTTTAGACAGAGATAAAGCTGAAAATGATGAAAATTTCAAACAAATAATTCCATATGTTATTTTTAAAAATACTAATGATCAAATATTAATAACAAAAAGAACAAAAAATCAATCTGAAAAAAGACTGCATGAAAAAATATCTGCAGGAATAGGCGGTCATATAAATTTAGATGATTATTCTGAAAACCCTGAAATGACATTTTTCAATGGATTAAATAGAGAAATAAATGAAGAATTAAAAATTAAAGATTTAGAGGAATTGAAATATCTTGGACTGATATATGATGATTCAAATGAAGTTTCAAGAGTTCATATCGGTATATTATTTACAGCACAAGTTAAAAATGCAGAAATAAAAGAAGTTGAAAACTTTGAAGCAAATTGGCTTAAAAAAGAAGAAATTGAAAATTTAAAAGAAGAAAATTTTGAAACTTGGACAAAAATATCATTAAATCAGTTAAATATAAATATTTGAGGTCAAAAAATGATTTATAAATCAAAAGCTAAAATAAACTTATATTTAGATGTAACAAAAAAAAGATATGACGGATTTCATGACATTATAACTTTATTTCACGAAATTGATTATTATGATTCAATCGATATTGAAATATCTGATAAAGAATATTATACATCAAACCTTAATATCCCTTGGGAATCAAATTTAATAAATAAAACAATAAAATTATTTAAAAATATTACAAATTATAGAGATTTTAATTTGAAAATAAAATTAATAAAAAAATTACCTAAAGGTGGTGGCATTGGAGGAGGTTCTTCCAATGCTGCAACTATACTAAAATTTCTTGGAAAATATTATAATATTTCAAATTCTGACTTAAAAGAGATAGGTTCAAAATTAGGAAGTGATATCCCATTTTTTATTGAAGGTGGAACTGCCTTAGCAGAAGGAAAAGGAGAAATTTTAACAAAATTGGAACCTTTAAAGTTAAATGTAGAATTAAATTCTCCAAAAATAGAAATTCCAACTCCTGAAATGTATAAAGAAATTGATAAAAATTGGAATAATTTAAAAAGAAAAGGAGATCCTTTAAAATTATATGAAAGTTTAAAAACTAAAAATATTGAAGAAATTGATAAAAATCTTTTTAATATTTTTGAACAAGTTGTATTTAAAAAATATCCGAAAATGAAATTAATAAAAAATAATTTTATTAAAAATAATCCTTTAACCATGATGAGTGGATCTGGAAGTACTTTTTTTAAATTAAAAATGCAATAAAATTTTATTGCATTTTTTTATTTTTAATATGTTATAATATAATCACTTGAAATATTAATTAAAAAAAGTGTGGTGATTTAATTATGAAAAAAATTAAAGATAAAATTTTAAATCCAATTATATATATATATACTACTTCTTTCTTCATAATATTTATAATAATAACTCTTTCTTACTCAATTAACTTAAAAAAATCAACTACAGAAAAAATTAACTATCTTTCAAATCAAATTGTAAATGATATAAATAATATAAACTATGATATTGAAAAAAGTGTTTACATACTTAAAGATTATATACTTTCAACAATAAATATTCAAAGATTAAAAACTGAAAAAGATACTTATTTAGAACAATACTTAGATGAAATAAATACTTTCTTTTTTAAAGTAGCAAATTCTACCCAAAATAATGATTCTGTATATATATTTTTTAATCCTGAACTTAGTAATGAAGCATATGACATTTATTATAAAATAGAAAATAATGACTATAAATTACAAGAAAGACTAAATAAAGATGATTATTATAATGAATCTACAAATTTAGATTGGTTTTATATTCCAAAATATTCCAAAGAAAAATATTGGAGTATACCTTATGATTGGAAAAACATAAATTATATTTCTATGACATTACCAATATATGATCAAGATACTTTTATTGGAATTGTAGGAATAGATTTATTAACAAAAAATTTTTTAGAATACTTAAAAAAATATCTTATATTCAATAAAAATACTCTATATTTGTATAATGAAAATGGTTATATAATAAACAATCAAAATATAAAACTTGTTCAAGAAAAGAAAACCCAATATACCACTTTTATA
This genomic interval from Oceanotoga teriensis contains the following:
- a CDS encoding 23S rRNA (pseudouridine(1915)-N(3))-methyltransferase RlmH, whose amino-acid sequence is MKYRIILIGPIKTSYIKKGISQYLKWISKFQKIEFIEIPLSGDLNKISPEQYKLNDYNKIEKYMENSINIVLDERGENFNSIEFAKKLDKFQCYGKKYITFFIGGPLGHHQKIYQSADLIMGLSKMTFTHEMVSLFIAEQIFRSFKINNNEKYHY
- the alr gene encoding alanine racemase, with translation MIFDNRGTFALIDIDNYLQNLEYINKKTNTKIMPVLKADAYGHGSKVLAKHALKEGYERFAVAFLDEAVELIKNGIKKPILVFNYFNPEMMKYIDDYSEYIIPTISSLEFLEKILYYSGKNIQKFKFHLNYNTGINRIGLNDYEIDEILRKIKEKNIKIEGIYSHFATADEDDEFIIEQFKEFKNFENYLNSKHINFSIRHISNSAASLFHPEMSLDFVRPGIATYGLQPSSKKQFKELKPVMTLISTISKINNVKKGDTIGYGRTYKTNKDINTAIIPIGYADGIFRNLSNKTFINIKGKKCEIIGNISMDQMVVNLNDLNAKTGDKVIIFGEYPTANEHAEKANTINYEITSKITKRIKRIYKKGGKYIE
- a CDS encoding 3'-5' exoribonuclease YhaM family protein gives rise to the protein MNEQYSIGQMIDKSIFKDEFNYYEFIKDIEIGKLIEVEGKVVSKKLQNTKDGKVFLLITIKDKTESLRIIDWFKAEDHDKIINIEDIIKVRGKSVIFENRPQINLDKNYTIEIIKDVKNQDKYIKTSNKNINTLINDLNLNIEKIKDPFLKKLTSEILLKDKKIHDLFIESPAAITVHHAYKNGLLEHTLKVLMMAENIANNYEIKVDKDLIISGALLHDLGKIYEYKITNTGIEKTENGELLGHIAIGLNIINSKLRFIEKIDFIKLNQLNHIILSHHGEIEYGSPILPKTIEAFIIHYADNIDSKIAQISEIIENNNDINNNNSNWSFFDKRLGRKLMIKTQEDL
- the topA gene encoding type I DNA topoisomerase gives rise to the protein MSKNSKYIVIVESPAKAKTIERYLGKDFEVIASKGHIRDLPKKKFGVNIENNFEPEFETMSGKEKVIKEIKSKVKNKKILLASDMDREGEAIAWHLSQILGLDPKEKNRIIFTEITKNSINDSIKKPLQISLNKVDAQIARRILDRIVGYKVSPLVWKVFKNYKTSAGRVQSAALKLIVDKERKIFQFKSKKYFKIYLEKDNIKIPLVKENGKKIKNEKIDQEKKDLILDYLKDKDIKLFNKKTKDSLRKSPDPFITSTLQQSAVSILGWSSKKTMQIAQKLYEGIETNDGNLAFITYMRTDSKRVSDIAQNAAKKFIEENYGKEYTSKYKEKKSKNKTQDAHEAIRPTDINMTPEKAKKILSGDTIKLYKMIWERFMASQTSNAKYIETKYELSDQEKKYTFELISKEKIFEGFEVFWSHNNKEIIYKLKDDIVFKGKDVKNEEKETMPPPRYSEASIVKELESNGIGRPSTYSTIISTLITRKYINKIEKNILRPTVAGFIVTDFLENNFPDIINTNFTANMEEDLDKIEEGLNNSKIVLKTFYSSFENFLNDASEKIKNFELKLNYESDVKCEDCNENMKLQFGRYGMYLQCEKCEKTQKVPFYMYGITLKEKLYIKDYIEDISSENNEIGEKCPNCGSELVLKRGRFGEFIACSNYPECKYTKSVPARGKCPKCNSEVSKLKSKKGKLYFKCTNKDCGEMFWNEPSNYKDPETNQTLFYYYKNKEEKLYNPETKTFYDIEEIKKK
- a CDS encoding D-alanine--D-alanine ligase — encoded protein: MNIGLIVGGKSEEREISLKSAYNVKKSLEKLNYDFIIFEPTDKDFFKKIQEIDIVFNCIHGDYGEDGKIQGFLETLNKKYTCSDSDACYITYDKYAFYEFFKDKLNLPKTHITKEYIKNPFENYPVIIKQRKGGSSNGVFIAHDEKEYSEYLKYNLKKYNQTMIQEYIKGEEYTISVLENSQNFITLPYLKIKPKKEFYDYQSKYTEGFTNLIIDNIEDPKIKNEIEKTKNTLLKYFNFKDIFRIDIIIKDNNPYILEINTVPGLTNLSDLPTSANAAGIDFTKLVEIIINNHI
- the hslV gene encoding ATP-dependent protease subunit HslV; the protein is MEFKGTTIIGVKKNNKTVIAGDGQVTMGNTVFKGTAVKVKRLGNGNVISGFAGSVADALALYERFESKYKESNGNLLKAAVNLTKEWRTDKALRKLEALLMVADKNHLLLISGNGEVMEPEGNIMAIGSGGSYALAAAKALEQNTELDAKEIAEKSLKIAADICIYTNHNISVEEI
- a CDS encoding NUDIX domain-containing protein, encoding MEKVWSVKNDIIKETLKDIKPFNKILFKNLNIIFKNSVFLDRDKAENDENFKQIIPYVIFKNTNDQILITKRTKNQSEKRLHEKISAGIGGHINLDDYSENPEMTFFNGLNREINEELKIKDLEELKYLGLIYDDSNEVSRVHIGILFTAQVKNAEIKEVENFEANWLKKEEIENLKEENFETWTKISLNQLNINI
- the ispE gene encoding 4-(cytidine 5'-diphospho)-2-C-methyl-D-erythritol kinase: MIYKSKAKINLYLDVTKKRYDGFHDIITLFHEIDYYDSIDIEISDKEYYTSNLNIPWESNLINKTIKLFKNITNYRDFNLKIKLIKKLPKGGGIGGGSSNAATILKFLGKYYNISNSDLKEIGSKLGSDIPFFIEGGTALAEGKGEILTKLEPLKLNVELNSPKIEIPTPEMYKEIDKNWNNLKRKGDPLKLYESLKTKNIEEIDKNLFNIFEQVVFKKYPKMKLIKNNFIKNNPLTMMSGSGSTFFKLKMQ